From a single Mobula birostris isolate sMobBir1 chromosome 13, sMobBir1.hap1, whole genome shotgun sequence genomic region:
- the LOC140207319 gene encoding C-type lectin domain family 9 member A-like isoform X1 codes for MNRTQRQYQQRVREFNSTLKSRTSENSRLDLSQRNCLKNISVLNNNLSKLENNITVLNSDLSELNRTQIDLRHQFQQLKTKYRTISENKAQICQYFTSRRGQTCPQYWQRNKDRCYFISTLGKSYDEAREYCLDLDARLLEIDSKEEKDFVSSSIGYADRFYWIGKCRDGNVASYLLYEMSQGSPTCSKCDSYGWIYNCKSKYEFICEKSAYLYPDIPEEIQDLCQQPDGTTSIK; via the exons ATGAACAGGACCCAACGCCAATATCAGCAGCGAGTCCGTGAGTTTAACTCAACCCTTAAATCCAGAACATCTGAGAATTCTCGCCTGGATCTCTCCCAGAGAAACTGTCTGAAGAATATTTCCGTCCTCAACAACAACCTCTCCAAACTcgaaaacaacattaccgtcctCAACTCCGATCTCTCAGAGCTGAATCGAACGCAAATCGATCTCCGTCATCAATTCCAGCAGCTCAAAACGAAGTACAGAACCATCTCCGAAAACAAAGCTCAGATTTGCCAATACTTCACCAGCAGAAGAG GGCAAACGTGTCCCCAGTACTGGCAGAGAAATAAAGACCGGTGTTATTTCATATCCACGTTGGGGAAATCTTATGATGAAGCGAGGGAATATTGCTTAGACCTTGATGCAAGACTCCTCGAAATAGATTCAAAGGAGGAAAAG GATTTTGTTTCCAGCTCTATCGGCTATGCAGACAGATTttactggattggaaaatgcagAGACGG GAATGTGGCCTCTTATCTTCTCTACGAGATGTCCCAGGGATCGCCCACCTGCAGTAAGTGCGACTCGTACGGATGGATTTACAATTGCAAAAGTAAATATGAATTCATCTGCGAGAAGTCTGCATATTTATACCCGGATATTCCTGAAGAGATCCAGGATCTTTGTCAACAGCCTGACGGGACGACTTCAATCAAGTGA
- the LOC140207319 gene encoding C-type lectin domain family 9 member A-like isoform X2 — protein sequence MVSERPTGRDRSDSSIWLICVLTATLIITGICWRIHVSQIRQSKFTVDRNYDELNSTLQSKINEMEAKYKAVNETKAQICELLTSRRGQTCPQYWQRNKDRCYFISTLGKSYDEAREYCLDLDARLLEIDSKEEKDFVSSSIGYADRFYWIGKCRDGNVASYLLYEMSQGSPTCSKCDSYGWIYNCKSKYEFICEKSAYLYPDIPEEIQDLCQQPDGTTSIK from the exons ATGGTCAGTGAACGACCCACAGGGAGAGACAGATCAGACTCAAGCATATGGCTAATCTGCGTTTTAACAGCGACCCTCATTATCACGGGTATCTGCTGGAGGATTCATG TGTCACAGATTCGTCAGTCCAAGTTCACCGTGGACCGAAATTACGATGAGTTAAACTCAACCCTTCAATCCAAGATCAACGAGATGGAAGCGAAGTACAAAGCTGTGAACGAAACCAAGGCTCAAATCTGTGAATTGTTGACCAGCAGAAGAG GGCAAACGTGTCCCCAGTACTGGCAGAGAAATAAAGACCGGTGTTATTTCATATCCACGTTGGGGAAATCTTATGATGAAGCGAGGGAATATTGCTTAGACCTTGATGCAAGACTCCTCGAAATAGATTCAAAGGAGGAAAAG GATTTTGTTTCCAGCTCTATCGGCTATGCAGACAGATTttactggattggaaaatgcagAGACGG GAATGTGGCCTCTTATCTTCTCTACGAGATGTCCCAGGGATCGCCCACCTGCAGTAAGTGCGACTCGTACGGATGGATTTACAATTGCAAAAGTAAATATGAATTCATCTGCGAGAAGTCTGCATATTTATACCCGGATATTCCTGAAGAGATCCAGGATCTTTGTCAACAGCCTGACGGGACGACTTCAATCAAGTGA